A region of the Haematobia irritans isolate KBUSLIRL chromosome 5, ASM5000362v1, whole genome shotgun sequence genome:
ATTTTCTTTCGTTATTCCCTTCAATTGGATTTAATACTAGTAGCGCTAACTTTAAATCAAATGGACCCACCTTTATAAATACATTTATTATTTATGCTACTCTGATAAGTGGAAAAATCAACAACTTTAGGGCAAAAACGAAAATGGGTGTGTCCAAAGTTCCACGTTCATGTGTACTCTTTTTACTACGCAGTTTAGAAATATATTGAACAGACTATTGATGACTGTGGCAACAAGTTGAATGAAATTAAGTAAGtataagagaagttcaccactgtggtatcacaatggactgaatagtctaagtgagcctgatacatcgggctgccacataacctaacctaacctaagtataaGATTACAAGGCAATTCGTACTAAAAATTTAGAAAGGCTGTACGATAAAAAAATAGTATTTCCACTAATGATTTGGGTATTAATTGCGAGCTAAAGAAGCcgctaattaaaaattttcctctCTTTCCATCTCGGAGAAAAGATGAACTGATTTTTCAATAAACATTGaggacataaaaataaaaaatcatttatCTACTTtggtttacatttttatatttccaaGTAGCCAAATACCCTTACCAAGAAATGAATGCttcttcaggttgctatcatttctaagtcGCTCTTCTGACAGCttgcagatttattccagtaacagttcattttatcgcttccaagcttacaaaagctctTTGATCCATTGCattaagaaataaagttatccgtgacggaattcaagcgtgatagtgcGATAGATTCATATTTGACTGGAAACTCACAAGTGACTATCGTTAGAgacctccagcatttaaatgtgcatAATTCTTTTGTGTCTCGTTACCGTGATACTGACAGgaatgatccgaaaagtgaaggccagatttgattgaaatcctcgccgcgcagtggtagaaaacttgaaCGGATACaatacatattgaaaaatgagcatGGACTAAAGcctttgaagttccaaaaagtacaAGAATTCGCCAGTGCACAAAAAAGTTtgactggaaagagccaaggagttgtATCGCTTGCACGTAAGTGGTCAGTTACAGAATTCGGGTTTCTCCGAGAAaatccattccaaattgagcattaTGTTAACAAACAAAAGATCGGATTTACGTCAGCTGCAAATGTACATCTTTGTCTTAtccacatacactcaaaaaaagtttacttggatcccaagattttgaccaacttctttaaaataaagacattttttacggacctccctggctttaaatccaggatcaatgaaattaaaattggataccgatctcattcatcgagtttttattgcgatatattaataaaggtatttatgtacaaacatattccaatttcaaaatccaaattatgccagctacttcaaagtaaaaacagttttcttaatgctaaaaaacaaaatttaaaccaaagatgaaaatccttaaaataagtcttagcctatatttgaagcgttttcatcttaaatttaaaaattcaatatgtcagttgagttaaagacgatttctttcaattaaaaatgtttttctttattttaaggaaaatttgccttacttcaaagatctacaacttcagcagaaagaagcaaaatttcaagatttgtgtcctaaatttaatgaaaaaaaatttttgaagcaaggattataaacattcttttaattaaaatttcatagtttaaaagaaatttgtccttagcattgcgtaaattttgagtcctaaaatttaagttgcatgatcttccatattaggtcaatatttttttcagtgtacctcaAGCGTTGATGATGgtatgcagtgttgccagtattttcctggctcttgtccccaaattatgatgttttcgtccccaatttaaacttaaattcctGACAAAAATCccgaatacatttttgacaagttaaaaaaataaaaaagtaaagcaaaatcagtaataatttaaaaattaacattttgtcaaatctgtAATAAGATCAaaatttcgaaccacaacaccaagagactggaggtatgaaaatgggagttcggtcaccttgtatttatgaacgaatatttaattctaaatattcaagtagtaaaattagATGATAGacacgttgccaaagttggtagaattctaccagaaatggtacattttctatagaaataaaatttttaccaaatttatatagaaataaattttgtgaaaattttccatagaaataaaatgttgacaaaattttctacatagaaataaaatttttacaaaatgttctatatagaaagaaaatgttgacaaatttttctatatagaaataaaattttgacaaaattttctaacgaaataaaattttggccaaattttctataaaaataaaattttgacaaaatttctatagaaataaattttgtgacaattttctatagaaataaaattttgacaaaatttctatagaaataaattttgagaaaattttccatagaaataaaattttgacaaaattttctatagaaaaaacattttaccaaaattttctatagaaataaaattttgacaaaatttctatagaaataaaatttttacaaaatttctatagaaataaaattttgacaaaattttctatagaaataaaattttgacaaaattttctatagaaataaaattttgacaaaattttccatagaaataaaattttgatataatttccaattgaaataaaattttgacataattttctatagaaataaaatttttagaaaattttccatagaaataaaattttgacaaaattttctatagaaaaaacattttaccaaaattttctatagaaataaaattttgacaaaatttctatagaaataaaattttgacaaaatttctatagaaataaattttgtgaaaattttccaattttgtaaaaatgttccatagaaataaaatttttagaaaatgttctaaataaaatttttgacaaaattttctatacgtatagaaataaaattttgacaaaattttctatagaaataaaattctgacaaaattttctatagatataaaattttgacaaaattgtctataggaataaaattttgataaaattttctataaaaatagaattttgacaaaattttctatagaaataaaattttgataaaattttctatagaaatagaattttgacaaaatttcctatagaaatagaatattgacaaaattttctatagaaataaaattttgacataattttctacagaaatagaattttgacaaaatttcctatagaaatagaatttcctatagaaataaatccccAAGTCACCGACTCAGACATTTCGTCCCCATTCGCgaaaaaatatctccaatttggggaaaaatccttaatactggcaacactcgtTACATTAAAGCTAAGGATTATAATAACGATTACCAACAtccataaataaaacaaaaattacttcATTGCAATCACGGGATGGGAtcttttaaagtttttaatgtATGGCAATagttatacacaattttttgaaaattaaaatcacATTAATTCAGtcaatatatattaaatataattatacatattattaataaaaatccaCAACATTTAGCAAACATAAATGAAACTTTTCAAACATCCAGGCATTGTGAAgataatttgtaatattttgtatgATGGATTTCTTAAAGTCAAATATTATGTACTTTTTGAAAGTCTCAGCTCAATTTCAATTGCCTAAAGTTGTACTCTTGATAATATTTCTCAATTGTATTATCGTTAATCAGGTAAGTAGAGATTCAgtgtataaaataataattaatcatGAACTTGTCTATATAATAGGCAGCCAATAGACAATTCGATTTTGAGGTATCTAACATTAGCtgtaaattctatggaaatattgtgaaaaatatgAATTGCGAAATTCGTAAACTTTCATCCAATCTATATAATATGGATATCAATTTTATACTGCAACGTGATTTGCACAAAGACACAGATATACGTTTAGTAATAGGAATAAAACCATttgaaaatgataaaaaatttaaatttgctgatCTAAAAATGAATCTTTGTGATTTATTAAATGCCCCGAAGTTACCTATAATGGTGGCCAATTCCATCTATAAAGAAGTAATGCGGGCCAGCAATGTGCCGTTCCAATGCCCCATAAAAGGAGTAAGTAATTTTTTGTGCTTTTTAGTTTTTTCTGTTAGTTTAATCTTgggttttctagaattttctatacaacgtaTCCGGCTTCAGAATagacgaaaatttatttcccacCTACACACTATTGGTCAAATATGATGTAACTATGAAGTTTTATGAGCGAGGACAAATGTATGCAGTTGTATCGGTGAAGGGAGCAacacttccaaaatctaatAATTGATATGTAATTTACAAATTACCATAGCCTaagcaatattttaaaattctggGAGAGCGAACGAACGAACAGGTTAATTTAAGTGTCACAGAAATACCATAGTAATATAATTGTTATTAGcaagattcgtttttttttttattcaatctaaTTAACTTAACAAGGGTGTTACAGTAGCAATAACGACAAATTTGTCGATACTTTTGGTATTTTGCCTCTTCATATGATGATTTCTGAGAACAGGAAACCATTGCTGGGGATTGGATCTGAGATGCGGAGAATGAGAACGCAAATACgatatttttaggatttcgttCATCAAACGTTATATAAAAgtcactacacggatgaaaaagactgtttttcatatgtttggctataaacattatatgtttggaacacaaatttttaaacacaatatttttgagtgcaagcatataatgttcataaactagcataacatgtttgggacatatatgttaatatgttagaacatattatgtttgggacataaaatgtttgtaaatataatatgtttggatgcaaacatatattaatttagaaatagcctataaacatatatgtgtttagtagcttggatcgctatttaacagggagcgatattgaattaatttggtggttgttgcttgttattacaaaattaacattttatttttccttgggcaattgatcagctacttctttgatccttacaaactgtgttaaaataaaaaaaatcatacaattgaataatttcttctacaatgtttgtattacagaaaaaggtgctaagaactaaaaaacctcgtggaagtgagaaagatgtgggggaatatacaattgggcagaaacaaaattttgagcattcaggtcgaaaacctatgttgttagcacctatattacctgtttattttcataattcattatgattgtaaatatataaataaataaataaaattttgagcacaatattgtttgggagaattttttttaagcatataatatttttgggtgcaaaatgcttccaaacatattatatgttcacataataacatattgttttttggaagacaacattattgaatttggatgcaaaaatacaaaatgtttggaacttagactacccaaacatatattgtttagaccaatatgctttcaaacatattatatattggaagagatcaaacatataaatgtttgggcaatacccaaaaatatatatgcttgaggcaaaatatgtttgggagtatatgttactgaagcgattttttgtgagcgtgtatgaagtagaggtgtgcacgtgacacgaaattgtcgtgagtcacgaaaattttcataaaatgcttacgagttcaattcatatataattttagtgacatcctaagtgttaaaagttttataacgctctcgattttaatcatactcatatttACAGTCAGgttctaaggtaaattactcatgaaattattcgtgagtcacaacatttttcgtgagtcacgacatttaaaagatgttcgtgcgtgagtgtgcgtgagtacaaattttctttccgtgagcgtgagtcctaccaaaaaatatcgtgcgcgagtgtgcgtgaataagatttctccgtcgtgagtgtgcgtgagcgtgaggaaaatattactcacgtgcacacatcTACTATGAAGTAGAGGTatacacgtgagtaatagtttactcacgctcacgcacactcacgactgaaaaatcatactcacgcacaatcacgcacgatattttttggtaggactcacgctcacgcacactcacgaaaagaaaacttgtactcatgcacactcacgcacgaaaaatcgtgactcacgaaaaataccgtgactcacgaaaaatatcgtggtcTTCTTTTTATGGACGAGTCCggacagtgaaatcacttaaagatgcttcgaaacactcagaaatgtcaacagcattacaGAGAAcggtaaaaaactttttggtgttcggtcgaaactgggattgaatccatgaccctatgtatgcaaggcgggttagcataaccattgtaccacattGACTcgcttataattattattatcatttcGTATATAGGAAAAGCGATTTGCAAATCTCGAAAAAGCGAAATGACGAGTGTGAacatctcactctctctctctctctcttatgaAGAATATTTTACCATTGTCATAGAATATTTGGAATATTTCTCGTAGTAAATAAACTGGGTCATTGAAGTCTATTGAAAATCATTGACCTTAATATGGCCGCCTATCTCTTCCCATGAAATAatcatcaatatttgaatataaaCGCTAAAATACCACAATCAAAAGTGCAATAACATTTGAAATTGTCTAGcgccaacaaaaaaacaaataccactttaaataattcaattgaatttttcacaACCAATTGAAATTATCTCACGTCGAAAtttgtttaaacaaaaaaatcgcgAAATTTCGTTTAATTGATGGtcttgagaaaataaaaaaaaaactaccgaaAAGTCACACACGCACGTCACAGCAAATGCCTAAACCTTTTCATATTGGTGAATGCAAATTGAAATACATACATTATCAGTAACAATGCCCAGGAGAAGATATAGAATTTATATGGTCAAAGagatggatggacggacggatggacaataAATAGAATGCAAACAATTCGCAAACCTTAAATGACTGTAGCCGTATTGTCAATAATGTGATTGCGGGTTCCACTTTAATCTAGAGCAGTCCAGTCAAGTCCATATTTACTAAGACAACAACAAATTATTATCAATAAGAGCGGTGAAGTCTTTGTGCTAAACTGTCTGCCAAAATGGATGTTTGTGAGTTTGTTTATTGTGGGAAAAATGGTTGGTTTATcaaaggaaataaaaacaaactgacgtttttttttttgttcatacacCATCTACTGATAATGATGATGGAACATTTGGAAACATTAGCATGACATCATTGCTATTTTTGGCGAATGAAAGAAAACCCAAAAGGGCGAAAAATAAGCACCTATTTGTGGAGGATGGTGATGATGTTGCGAACAACTGAGTTTTTGCTATACCTGGAACTAAATCATTAGAATTTCCATATATCAACTTATAAAAAGTCAAGTAGCACATTCTGataataaattaactaaaaataaccTATACAGACAGGGATTCCCAATTCTGTTGATCCAACCAACCaaccttcccagcaaaaaatacttcaacagtaagagtttagttgcgctttttggtatacaataaagtaggcagtgcatccacactgcataaatcggtggcaataacgtaaacgagtaatcaaactagtttatgattatTCGTttgcgttattgcaaccaattcatgcggtATAGATGCATAAAAGGTAGTGtttttttccttcacgccaacaatgctatactcaagattttatatcacgtctgagcaatatttctattaaaatgagcaattatatcagcgctatgtagaagctgctctaaatcgggacatcgcccatcggttgttttgtaagcagttggtactgcctctctcccttacaaaccTGTTGAAATagtactccattttttgctgggttaacgGCTGgattaagtcaacattttccAGTTACCTTAGTTATCGAAAGCATAAAGGCACAAAGTTTATTTTTCCTACGTATCTCATTTGCAACCAGCAATGTATTATCACAGataagagaaataatgaaggttCATAAAACATCAATAAATCTAATGTCTAATGCATTAAATTTAGATGGAGTCACATACTTGTGATATTTTGGAAACCATTGTTGAACTTCCTTCGATTATTCCTCGTCGTCATCATAgacaactacccagcaaaaaaatttggaagttcttccaaaggcacaactttaaaagcacttccagaagatgcacccccaatgatgttctttattttaactacccaggaatttcttttaatttaattttttataacttggtttttgcatacttttaataggtaatttaaactttttttgtttcaaataggttaaaaaatgagtaagaattcataacatagtacaaatcatttaaattttgtcgaaaaatttgctaaatccaatctgaaaaaattgtgaatttttgaaaatattttatgtcaaacgtttccgataagcgttagaatccattaaaaattataaaaactatttatttggcacaatatcacagaatttgttaatttacatccaaaacattgaattcggatcacacctaaagaagtgatgcaaattcagtgcaacggctgttgaaatggaggacttacgtcctatgacaagcccatgttaaattcatcgtttctgcgtcaattttgcaccacttccggatccaaaaagaactatttcattaatttttagccgacgctttttttgctgggtaaataaTAGATGACCCATCGGTGTCAAATGCGGATTAACATTTCCCACAATgaagaataaacgaagaaaataggGGGAATTCCAAATTcctttttacaattttcctattttatccacaatttgaacatttttgatacACCAGATGGtttataatcaaattaaatattcaaaagtttatatttgaacaaaaaattgacaggacagtaattttgaaaaaaaaaatattttttattgcaaaaataaaaatttatacaaaaaaattgtatcattttttttttgaaaaaggtttgaaatttttgaagaaattaaaaaaaaaaaaaaaactaaaaaaaagaacaaggttttcgatacacgttttccaaaggttttttctttgagtgtaccaATAGATAATTGAGAATACATTCCCTTCGATATGTAAGGACCTCGTGACCATACCCAACGAGAAAATTCATGATTTGTAATGCCTTATTTCAGGCCTTCTTAGCCATGCTGGAGGCCTTCTAAACACATTCCATCGTCCTTTCATATTTAGAATATAGGGTGATATCGGGAGGCAAGgccttttcaatttcaaaaccaaGGCCTTATGACAATTTCCTAAAGATAAACTAACACGGTCTTCATTGCTTCGAAACTCAGGCAGTAATAACTACTTCACTCACATCAGTCCTTTAGAAGTCATTCCAATAGAAGGCATGTTTATCTCATACCAAATATAATTAGTGAATAATCTAAGCGAGCCCGAAATAAAGGTATgccactatacttaacctaatCTAGGTAAATATAAAATCGGGTACCACTGGACTAGGTATTCTGATAAACCATTTGAATTTCATGAATATAAATTTAAGATGTGGGGTTAATAtgttaaatctgaacccatgatGACCCTCAATTCTCATCTCAATTCTCAAATTCCCTTTTTAGACTATCTTTCAGGCGGAGACACAAAAATAGTGTTCAGAATTAAGCACACATACAATTTTATGGTAAAGCtttaattaaagttaaattaattaaacgcCAATTTTTCTTCGTTATGCCTCCCATACAGTTTATGGCAAATTTATATCCAATAGCTCAACTATCTATTTACATGGCGTAAAGATAATTTTAtcttgtacttaaaaaaaagtggcagcccgattaagtttcaggctcacttagactattaagtccattgtgatattatCTTGTACTTAATTCTTTTCTAGCAAATTATTCTATACGTCTTTCGATAAACAACAAATGTGTTTTgctaattatatttatttcagcTTCCGCTCCAATGATTCGAATAGACTCCATTTCTGGTCTTTGTAGATTCttataactcaacaaataacttTTGTTTACATTGACCACAAATTGTTTACGATTTGTTATTTCAATCGAATAATTTATAAAGAGCTTCTGTTTTCCTGGGCAATTGTTtggtttcaaaatatttgtttaccgTTTCGCAAGTGAACGGACGCACTTTTTCACATAAAAGCAAACAAACCATAAAAGCTTATTTTAAACACGAAGCGTAGCACGTTTTTCCTATGAAAAccaatatatgtacatatgtattttttagcaaaaataaaaacccAAACAAACGGCGAAAGTCTGAAAAACATTTAATACGAATTAATCCATTTAGCAAACAATACGCAAGACAATGGGAGACCATCTTTTTTATTGGAATTGCTGCCTCTCAATAGCAAATGCACTTAGAATCTAATTAATGGAAATATTGCATGGTTCAAAAGGCTAAGAACCACCAGGCGAATGCAATTATTTTCGAATGATAAACAATAAAAAGCAAATAGGAAAAATTAATTAGCAATAACAACGAAATAAAGATCAAACCAAATATAATTGCTTTTGGGGTCAtgcaaaattctggcaaaatgagGTGGGTATATGAATTCCCCAAATTGGAAATGACTAAAGAGGCTAATACCCCCACCAACCTATAACAGGACTGATACCagttgtttaagttcaaatgccgttttATTAGTTTTGTTCAATCATATAATCATTTTTAAGTGTAATCCCGTCGTTAGGATTTGTCCACACCTTCTCTGCCTTTCGGTacgaaaataaagacattttctaacgcaaaatgtcatcaacccccgcctttCGGCATCCAAGCTTTTTGACATTCTTACTTTGGCTCTCTCTCGCTTTGGCTTTTcttctacgaaggtaaatattgtttcacgagcaatatttttttttatttaaataaagcctcatattttggttcaaattctaaaccagtgcctttttatttcttctcTACTTTTATATGCCACGCATTCATTGGTCCTTCGAGCcggattaaaatcttattggatctttACATTTACTGAAATATTGCATGATTCAATCATCAGAATAATCTATTCGGATACTCAAAATTAAACAGGGGCTTAAGAGTTTATCATagactgcacagaaaaaaatttccgtggttaaactaacgctaaattaaacttatttttattgcaaaaaatttatttgttagtagttgaattttattattttttgcgaaattttccacagcccaatgaaattttcgtttttttttaagaatgtctcaaacattttaagaactaaacgtgagtataaagttcaatgaccgtacacataagttcaatacgaactaaagcaaatgaaaatgttcgtacgattcccaaaaatagtaagtataaactactgtatggttaaaatggtcatgatttggcgccaatgattttcttctttaattttaattaatttcttcttctatgagagggtgtaatttcgagaatcgtagttaaaaagtacaacggagcaataaattttcctggttttaacaacgctttgtggaaatctcaaaatgtggagtaaaatttagttcaattttcgtacgagatagtttattcttcctataaaacagtttacttttttttcggtgtggttTGTGACGATCTGTCTATGCTTTAAAGGGTgatcggtcaaaatttggtcaatataaacttgacgtatttctttcaattttgcttttaaaaaacctgaacacgcctcattttgaaggtgtgtgtgtgtagaatgttgctcctattttgattgtggaattcactcttcagttgtcaaaatgccgtccaagcaagaagagcagcgtatcaaaattttgctcgcgcatcgcgaaaatccgagctactcgcacgcaaagctggcaaaatcgctaaaagttgccaaatcaaccgttacaaatgtaattaaagtgtttggggaacgtttgtcgacagccaggaagtctggatcggggggaaatcgaaaaccggaagccgctgagacgacaaagagagttgccggtagtttcaagcgaaaccctaacctctctctccgagatgccgcaaataagctgggtgtatcgtctacaaccgtgcatcgagccaaaaaacgagccggactatcgacttacaagaaggtagtgactccaaatcgcgatgataaacaaaatacgactgccaaagcgcgatcccggaggctctacacgacgatgctgacgaagtttgactgcgtggtaatggacgacgaaacctacgtcaaagccgactacaagcagcttccgggacaggagattTATACgggaaaaggaaggggaaaggtagcagatattttcaagcacataaaactgtcaaagttcgcaaagaaatatctggtttggcaagccatctgtacctgtggcttgaaaagcagcattttcatagcttccggggctgtcaaccaagaaatttacgtgaaagagtgtttgaataaacgtctgctgcctttcctgaagaaacacggttgttccgtactgttttggccggatttggcatattgccattacggtagaaaggccatggagtggtacgccgccaacaacgtgcaggtggttcccaaggacaagaaccctcccaacacgtctgagctccgcccaattgagaaatactgggctattgtcaagcgcaacctaaagaagaccaaaaaaactgttaaggacgagcagcagttcaaggcaaactggcattctgcggcgaagaaggtggacaagttggctgtacaaaatctgatgacaggagtcaagcgtgaggcccggcaattcggatttggaaaagcgaaagcctaactgaatatttttcctgaattttatactaattgaacttgaaaatgaaatgtaatttgattttttaaataaacgatttcaccgatttacacgcgttttcccttgaccaaattttgaccgtatcaccctttaaataaagcccttctttaatttttatcaaaaatgtaaaaGAGAGTCTGCAAATATTACCTCTCAAATCGGcagttttgtagatttttattcATGATTAAAGAGAAATCTAAGCCATAAACTATCTTTGTTGTAATGAAACTGATTCTTTTGAGTAGAatgaatacaaacatttttatcatttttttctgtaggtggctatcagttaattttttgtaatgtgTCCCTGTACTTAACACATCTATGGTTATTAGATTCGCGTTTTATtctttgtttatatatcactggCA
Encoded here:
- the LOC142239486 gene encoding uncharacterized protein LOC142239486 — translated: MYFLKVSAQFQLPKVVLLIIFLNCIIVNQAANRQFDFEVSNISCKFYGNIVKNMNCEIRKLSSNLYNMDINFILQRDLHKDTDIRLVIGIKPFENDKKFKFADLKMNLCDLLNAPKLPIMVANSIYKEVMRASNVPFQCPIKGNFLYNVSGFRIDENLFPTYTLLVKYDVTMKFYERGQMYAVVSVKGATLPKSNN